In the Anomalospiza imberbis isolate Cuckoo-Finch-1a 21T00152 chromosome 3, ASM3175350v1, whole genome shotgun sequence genome, CCTCCTGCGCCTGCCCCTTCGAGACCCGCGCCCGGCAAACCCCTCAGGAAGGAGGTAAAGACAAGGCTGCGCTACTTTCCCCTCACTTGATCCCGCTCCCGGTGACCAGCGAGCCGGCCGACGGTTTTGCCTTTCCCTCGGGGTGGGGCGGGGGGGGACAGCGAGCGGGGCTCCCCCTCAGAGCGGTGGGGGGGGCGGCAGAGTTTCCGTTACGCTCGgacggggcggggcggggctgAAAGGCGAAGCGCGGGCGGCGATTGGCTGCCCGGCGCCCACCAATGGGCGCCCGGCGCTGCGCCCCAGCAACAAGCCGGATTTAGCCCTGCCGCCGGCCGCGCGCCAGCCCCGCCCCGCGCTCGCCGAAGGCGGGACGTGCGTGGCGCGCAGCGCCCCATGGCGGCCGGGGGGGGGCTCCGCGCCCTCAGGCCGCCGGTGCCAGCCCGGCGGTGGGATAAGCGAAAAACAGCGGGAATAGGGCTTCTCGGtacccctctccctgcccaggtgACCCCCGACGCTTCGGTACGTGCCGGGGTCGGTGAGGGAGCGCGGAGGAGAGGGGTCGCGGTTGACTTGATTCTTCTTTGTCTCCGCAGTTCTTAAAAAACAAGATGGGAAAGACAGAGAAGGCGGCCGTCCCCTACGGCCAGCCCGTTCACAGCTTACACCTGTGTGAACAACCAAAGATTAACAGGCAGAAGAGTAAGTGTAACACGCCAGTGACGAAGATCACCTCGGCGAAAAAGATAGAGAACTTTTGGCAGGATTCTGTGTCGCCAGAAATAGTtcagaagcaggagaaaaagccacttaaaaacacagaaaacttcAGAAATGCCAAGTCCAAGAAACCTATCGCCCTAAATGAAGTGagccaaaaagaaaattacGCTGGGGCAAAGTTTAGTGACCCACCATCTCCCAGTGTCCTTCCAAAGCCTCCCAGCCACTGGGTGGGTGGCACAGCTGAACTGTCTGACCAAAACAGGGAGTTGATGGCAGTCCATCTGAAAACTCTCCTAAAAGTTCAAGCGTAGTTTCCAAGATCTCTTGAGTAATTGGTAAAGAAAACTCCATCCAGGAAACTTAAACATGCCTTGTTGCAACAAAAATTGCAAAAGACTGTCAAGTCTTATaatcacataaaaaaaaaaatccttgtattatattttttatgGTTGTGTAAATAGTGTACATCTTGTATTATGTGTATATTCTTGTTCATACTTTGAGAGGTACATTTTAGTTTTGTTATGAAAGGATGTATTTTGCACTGCCTGATTGGTAGATGTCTTGTATATAAAATATGGACAATTTTACGTGTGTGCTTGACACATGAAGACTTGACTTGCTTTGCACAAGGTAATGAAAATTTTGGAAGGAGAGTACAGCTTTCTGATTAAGGTTCCAGATCAAATGTGAATGTTCTATTTGTGCACTACTGACAGTAGTTTTACATTCTGTCTCCCAATCAAGTATAAACATGGAATTTTCATACAAATGTGAAGTTTTGCCCTCTGCTCTGGAAATTATCTGGAATTTCTGTTCATCTGTTCGTTTTTAAATTTAACTGGAATTTGACTAAAATTCCAACCCACCAATTTGAGCACTGCcgatttcttttaaaaagtaaaaaaaaaaaaaaaaaaaaaacaggaaaaaaaaaggaaagagcagagcTTTCTGCCAAAAATTTAATTGGTcactaaaaaattaaataaaacaatttgGCCTCCCCTTATActtgtctctgtttttctttgagTGTGTGTCTGTTAATTCAAGTATATGAATTTAAATCACTTGATAGCCTTGTAGTGCATTGGTAGAAAGAAATACTTAATCTTTTAACTATCTTAGGCAAAATTAGGAGATTAATAGTGCACCAAGAATTgcttatgtttaaaaaaaatcacctttgtGACAAGTCGTTTGAggattgttttgtttgttgaaaACAGAGTTCAAGCAAGTTGGGCAGTTAGACATTGAAATTCATGCAGTAATGCTCCTTAAATGTTTTTATACTAGGTGGCTATTAAACGAGTCAACACTGAGAAGTAGCAGTAACAGAAAATGAGTAGAGCACGTCAAATTTTGTGTTTTTCACCAGATTTGTCTCTTGCTTATAGCTATGCTGGAAAATGTATCCCCCTGACTTAAAATTCTTAAGGAGTTGGAGTGTGCATTAGTCTGACAGGCATGTTGAGGAGATAACAGATTTCCTCTTATATTCCTAATATGGTGTTTAAATAAGATTGATACTAAGAAGGATGTGAAATTTACATAAGATaggaaagcatttttaaatttctggatccaccaaaaaaaaaaaaatgctctctCTGTAAACTGGTGTCCTGGGAGAGGAGAGGTACGTAGGAAGAAAACGGCTGCTTGTATCCAGCTGAGGTGGCTCCCTAGAGTGAACAGCATTTTCAGAGATACAGCTTAAGCATTAGGTGTGTTCATGCGCAGCTTTGGTCCAGAGCATCTCTtcattccacatggggaaattGGTAGGATTCATTAGTAGAGCTCTGACATGAGCTTGGTCAAAAGCTTAAAAACCAGGGATTTTTTGGCTTGCTTGTAGATGATGGTTATGTAATTGTAAAATTAGACTATTTTTAGCTATCAATGCTCTAAACTAAGGGTTGATAAAATTTTTTTGGTTTACCCCAAAGAATTAGAGGTTCACTGTCTTGCAAAAGAGACTGGTATTGGTGTAGTCGAGGTCAGTGTGTGGCTTCAACAACCCAGTTTCCTGCCTAATCTAAATACTCTCTCATTTAGTGTCCCCTATCTTGTATTCTAAAACTGAACAAAACCCCTCCTGGTTTTCtgtttgtgggattttttttttttttaatgaacagtATTAGGGCaaagaaaaatgccactggaaTCTTGCCAAGGATGCCTCAAGGAGACTGTAAGTCCGAGTTTGCTATATTTGGTAAATGCTGTATTGATCTGctgttgtgctttttttccccttttttttcttttgcctgagTGTCACCCACGTGCAAAGCAAAATGCTTTAACAATTGCCCATAGCTTTAGGCAATGGTTAATTTTATCTGGTCACCGTGAATCTTGCTTACTAACTTGACAAGAGGGCGTTTCCAAAAGCCAGTGAGTTGTTGTTTAGAAGGATGCGTCCTTTTTCCCCCTGATTATTATCTCATTGCCATCAGCCTCTTCCTTACCCTTCGGAGCTTACAGAGTGAATGCTAGCTCTGATCCTGGATAAAATTTGTCAAATACCTCTTTGTCCCTGCCCTGATTTGCCAGCACTTCCCTTAGGGTTAAACAATTCATTAAATGCTAATTGCCAGTAGTTCTCAGCTCTTCAGTCAATTCTTTGAGAACTGGTGGTTGAGACTACTAAAGTGTTGGGAGCTTAAAACTTCCCATAATTGTTGGACCCTAGAGGGTAAGATAAGGTTGGTCTTTctaaacagcagcaaaaaaacccaaaactaatTTAGCCCAAGTCTGTGTCAATGATGCCACAGAAGTGTTGGAGCACTTCATGTTTCTGTCTTCCTGAGATCTTTGGGCTGACCCCTTCCTGCACAATGGACTGGTTTGTATATTAGGCCTAAGTGCAACATGCACTTCAGTATGACCAGCTGAAAATCAGAACGTGGTCATCTTTTTGGACCATATACTGCACTGTACTTgtcattttcctgcttttttccttcatggTTCTACAGTATCATCTTACAGGGATTTTCACTCTCAAGATTTCCTTCACTTTGACAGATTCCTTATCCCAGTTCCCTGAAGAGGAGCTGTTGTATTACATGAACATTCTCTTTTTTGAGTTCAGAGCCAGCAAAACATTAGTGTCATATTTGGAGGGCTTGTTTGCAGTGTAATATAAAATTGTGGAGTGACACTTAGAGAGTGACCAGCCTTTAAGGAAGAAATTACCAAATTAGTGGATGTGTTATCAGCTAGTCATGTGTCTGCTGTACAGGAATTAAATAAATACCTTATTAAATCTTCTGAGGTCATTAAGGAAACTGAACATTAGCTCCTCAGATAATGGAAATCCTTTCTGTTTGAAAGTCTAGTGCAATGCTGTGCAGAACTGCAGGGGAATCTACTGAGAATTAACTACCACCTTATTTTAAGCAGTTAAATTTTATGTGTTGATGGTCCTGAAATTTAACTCTCACGGAGGACAGACGTGGAGGACAGCTGTATCTGTTGTTGGGTTCTCGTGCGTGGCTAAGGCTCAGCCCATTACACAGTTTCATTAATAATGGCTGGCTTGGTACTCTAAGGCTGAAATGTTTCTGCCTCCTAATGCAAGAGAAGCTAGAAATCCTGTGTGCATTTGAACTCTATTACACCAGGATCTCTTCAGAGATTTTGCTGAATTCTGATGAATACTTAAGCAATCTGCATATGAGACTGTAAATTTAATTCCATCTGATTAATATTTTATCCAAGGCATGTAATTTTAAACCatacttttattattttcagattattttttaagcttttgcATTATAAAACATTTGATAACTCACacttgaggatttttttttcttagacaGTTTTGAAGTCAAGTACAAAGCTGTACAGATTATATAAAGCCTGAAGATTATAGATTATGTTTCATTGTAATTTTGAAAACAAGTTTATTTTCTacatagagtcatagaatcatagaatggcttgggttggaaggtaccttaaagatcaccttgttccaacccccttgccatgggcaaggacactactctaaaccaggttgctcaaggccccatctaacctggcctggagcacctccagggatgaggcatccccAGCTTTCTCTGGataatctgttccagtgcctcaccacctttATAGCAAAGAACTTCATCCTAATATCTACTCTAAACCTACTccctttcagtttgaagccattcccccttgtcctgtccctatatgctcttgtaaaaagtcttctctccatctttcttgtggGTTCTCTTTAGGTTCTGGAAGGAAAGTCTTGACGCTTCCATTATGCAGTTAAACACATTCCTTATTTTCTTCTACAACTTCTTGTGGTCTTTGAATTTTGATTTTACAATGCAttctctaaatattttttcatattatatGCTTGACTGAACTTTTTAAggggattttattttctgttgtaaTTTCTGAGATGGTTTTCTGTTAGGAATAGGCTGGTTCTTAAATGAAAGAGGCTATGATGTAAGTAAGAGGTAAAGTTGTAAAATGTAAACATCTACCATGAAAAACTGATGCTACCTTGTTGAACAGGAACTACTGTGCTCAATATTTTTgataataagaaataaatatttagttGCTGTTTCACTAGAAAAGATAGATGAAGGGCATATCCATCAATTACGGAGAAATACATTATCCTATAAAAGAACCTAAGTGATGAAGTGGAGCAATAGAATGTTATCAGCAATTTTGAGATTTTGAGACTGAACTTTCTGGCTTGCTCTGAGAGTGTAGGAGAATGTTATCAGAGCTAAGACAGGAGTCAACAATTCAGCTAAATTTGAAAGTTTCCTGAGGAATTAATTTGCATAACAAACATGTCATAGCAGAGTCTTCCCCGGTGTTGAAGTCAGCATTCCTCTCTAACTTTTTTCCCCATGGGGTAATAAAATCTTATTTGTTCAACTCCCAGAAAACAGGCCTTTAGATTTTGCAAAGCCCTGACTCTTGGAATGCTGCATTGCTACTTTTATTAGCCTGGTGGCATTACTACAAGTGTGTGGCATCATTTTGAGTGGTTCATAAACCCTTGTCTTCACTTTGAGAACTAGACTGGTTTTGTGCATTTACAGTGAAGGTTGCCAGTGGTGAGTAAACTGGTGCAATTTCCCTAAATTATACCTGGAAGAGGAAGTGTTTGGGGATCCAGGACTTTTCTCGTATTTATAGTCAGACTTTGCTGACTCTTTTGCTGTAGTTCAGTAAGTGGCTGTATGTATTTCAAGAAGTGGTGTAATCATCATGGCCATTATGCCATTCTTAAGGCCATAAAGCAAAAGGTTTTGAGGAGATTGCCATTTGTATTAAAGATGCCATTTGCTCCTTTAATGAAGCGGTGTGCTTTCATCAAGTAGGCCTTTTAATTTGCTAATGTCCTTATAAATGGTCATGGCAATggccataaaaataaaatttactttgtttttcatttcctgAAACAAGACCTAGAGCTACATTTAATAAAGGGCTTAATATAGAGAGTCAGGCTTTCCTCTAGTTTCTCTCATCACCTGATTCTTGTGTCCTTTACTGCCTAGTGACATAGCTGCACAATAAAGAATAAGGTGTGCCCTTACTTAAAATGATACATAATTTGAGATCTGTAATTTGCTTCTATGTGTATATAGCATGAAGCTTTGGTAAGTATCATTCCTAGCATCATCATATTCATGAATTGTATGTTATCATATATAGAACAGCAATAAGTCATTGTAGGAATTAATGAAGTCATAAATTGATGGACCCTATCCAAATTTTAGACGTTTTTTGTATGCAAGTAATAAAAAAGGGGTGATGTTTTTTTGTGCCCCTTCTCCTGTGTACTAGgagtgaaaagggaaaaaaaaatggcgagatagggagaaaaaaacaccCTGAAAAACAAGGTCAACTAGTAGATGAGAAAAGCAGTGTAGATGTCACCATTATTTAATGTTGGAAGGAAAGATACTGCAAGAAATAAATTATCTCCTGAGGTAGCTGATGCTACTGCAAATTTAAGGaattttaaggaattttaaTGGCTAGATGAAACTCAGTTTGCTCCTACTCCTTGACTAGGACCATCTCAAAAATTACAATGTGAGATGACAGATTATGTAACTGACTTTTTCTGACTGCTCAGTACTTACTGTTCATTACTAGAAATTGCACCTTAGTGCAGCATTCTTAATGGTTAGCTCTGCTTCAAGTGTCACAAAATGCTGCACAAGTGCTTACTGCGCTCAggttttcacatttttttagAAGTAGCCAGATAAAGTATGTACATTACTGTATGTTAGAAGCCCACTGTGTTTCACAGCTGGGAAAACAGGCATGCAGAAGGGAATTAGCTGGCTTGAGGACCCTCAGTAGGCTGTTCATTCACCCAGAAAGTGAACCATAGTGTCTGGAGGTCCAGCTAGGTTTTGCCTTTGCCAGTACATATGGTTTGTTGCGTGTGTGATCTGCAAGTCTTCCTTATCTCACTGTGTAGTAAAATGCAGCTAATGCAAGGTTCTGCCTAGAAATGTTTGTAATTTGACAGGACTGGTGATTTAAATGAGGATGCACCTAGGTTTTGTGTTGTATACAGTTTTATTACACAATAGTTTTAGTAGTTTCCACACTAAAGATGATTGTTACACTTTTCTGCACCCTTTTTTTGGACCCTTTGATACAATATATAATCTATGCACACTACTGTCCTCTCCCCATGACCAGCAGTGGGGAGGCTGATGATAAGTCAGCAGTTTCTGCTcataagctgctgctctccacTGCTGTACAAaaatgctgcagccagcagctggctgAGAGGGCCATGGACATAGGCAGTATTCTCATAGCTCCTTGAGTTTACATTTGCATTATCTTTAGCCTTTTATTAGATCCTGGAAGAAAGAGAGAGGCCCAGTCTTTCCCAAGACAGAACATCTTCCACCAGGAGGACAGAACGTGCAATTTGCGATTGATCCAGTTTTTGTTTACCGCCAGCCAGTCCTTCTTAACACCTCAAGCCTTCCCACCACTTTCCCTGTTTTCTTTACTCTTCTCTGCAGCTGTgtcttttttcttgtatttcctCCTAAATGCATTTAATTGTTCTCAGTTTCCCTCACTTCTGGGCAAATGTTCACACATGCAGGTTTTTTCACCTGAAAAATCAAACTGAGTGTGCCACATTTATTCTGCTGTGTTCTGGGTACAATTCCTCCAAGACAGTACGTACTTTTTCCTAGAGGACAGTTAGATTTTTACAAGAGGCAATGATTCTCTTGAGATTTCTCCTGTCAAACTGCTATGAATTGACCTGTCAAGCCTTGATAACCTCACTTGATATGCTGGAGAACTAGAAACAACTGATGTACTGGTCCACACAGATACCACAGAATTAATCTGTCAAACACAactcaaaaccccaaacaattaGAGTTTAAGAAGACTTTCCTCAGAGATCAGAAAGTCTAAGGTCTGACCTGGACTGGTCACTGGCAGGAGGACATACAGGAAGATGCAAATGCAATCTGCAGCTCTGACACTCATGAACCAAAGCTTTTTATGTAATTTTCTAGGCTGGGTCTGTTGTTTGAGAGCCTGTCACATGTACAGCCCTCTTGCTACACATGTCCAAAACTCCTTAGCTTCCTGCTGTAGGAGGAGGATGGCTGTTGGAGTGTTCAGTAGTCAGAGTAATTCCATGGTTAGCCAAACATTTCTGACCTGGTTGTGTTGTAGGCAATTCAAGGTAAGAGTTTACGCTGCTCCTTTGTGTTTTCTCTCATTCTGGTCAAGTTTTGGCCagtatttcaaatttataaccATTGAGACTGAATTCAACAGCAGGCATATGACTTCTTGCTGCATGTAGGTTAACTTTAATAAAGAGAAACTGGTAACACAGGTGCCATTACTTTGTCCACAGAGATAACTCTTATCAACTAACTGTGCCTGTGCACTGTTAGTTCAACTCCTATTTTCAGCACTTTTCATTTTCCcctctttatttttcagttgtgaatttttatttcttttatttttctgactaCAATCCTACTGTGAGTACATGCTGAAGCTCTGGAGAGCCGTAGCGGGGTACACAAAAATGAACAAGCAACATACACATTGAAATTTCTGTCTTTAGGAAGTGTTGGGGTATAAAAGGAGGGGTCAGGTTAGGACCCCCAGTTCTCATGAGCCCCCACATCTGGATCACATAGCCACCAGCCTCAGTAATGTTCTGAGACATGCAGCTTTGATGGCTGTATCAGTGTATTTCAGAGTGTTTAAAGAAGGCAGCCTTCCAAAAAGACCCCAGGTTTTCCAGTTTTCCCTTCACAGCCCCAGAAGTAGCATTCAGTGAGAGGGCAGCTCACACCCCTAAATAGCCTTGAGATGGAACAGAAACTTCTGTACAGGCAACACAGCCTGATTTTATCCTCTGCCCTGTGGCAACACTGAATAGTTAACCTGTATTGCTGTTACAACTTATTATTTCCAGTCTTCCAAACTGTTGTATGTTTATATGATTCTTAACACATACATGCCCTAGTTTTCAAATACTATGGGAAAACAGTGTGAAGATGTGGGGGAGGGGTAAAGTAATCTTGTTCAAGTCTTGCAGCCTTGATCCAAATGCCATCTTAGTTACAATTTTCTTAGGAAGGGCTTTGCTCACTTTTAACACTGCTGACATGGTGATGTGGGCAGTGGTcttgggactgggactgggaaggACGTGCTTTGCCTCTGGGCTTCAGTGAGATACGGAAGGTAAGAGAGTGGGAAGCTGATACCTGATGACCAGAGGAAGAAGCTCTGCTGATATAGAAACCTTTCTCCATATCGTCTtcctcagctgcagccagcctcCCTGACATTGCTTTTTAAGGACCTCAAGCACGTCTCCACCCTTCCTTAACTTCCGTGCCTGAAATGTAAGGGA is a window encoding:
- the PNRC1 gene encoding proline-rich nuclear receptor coactivator 1, producing MVTTTAPPPFLARISAGTEDPRRLPPSALLQRLRRGDSNCENQPSCCLAGPGGSARPALKRVRRRKGKIRPGPAGLLPSRYQQYQQHRTGLGRRTPLGTDLVTDAPPEEPPAPAPSRPAPGKPLRKEFLKNKMGKTEKAAVPYGQPVHSLHLCEQPKINRQKSKCNTPVTKITSAKKIENFWQDSVSPEIVQKQEKKPLKNTENFRNAKSKKPIALNEVSQKENYAGAKFSDPPSPSVLPKPPSHWVGGTAELSDQNRELMAVHLKTLLKVQA